TAATAAAACTAATACAAGAATATATAACGACATTCGGCAAACCCAAAAAAGTTATATTCGACAACGCTTTCGACGTAATATCAATAACACAATTTCTAAAGTCAAGAGACATAGAATACCACACAACAGCCCCAGGATCCCATACAGGAACGGCAGACATTAACAGATGTCACAATACACTCACCGAACGAATCAGAACTATCCAAGAAATAGACAAACAAAAGGATTTAGACTTCGTCATATTAGAAGCTGTAGAATCATACAACAACACAGTACATTCCACAACAGGCTATACCCCATTCGAAATTCAATtcggaaaaatcaacaaaaacaaattaacaGAAAGAATGCAAAACAGAAAAAACATATGGATTTCGAAAATTAACCAAAAACGCGAACAAAAACCTGATatagaaaacaaacaagtctACGTAAAGAAAACTTTTAGAAGAAAAAACGAACCTCTATTCGAAAGAAGAGAAATAGAGAAAGACAGCAATCAAAATATAATacagaaaaagaataataaaaaaattaaccttGATAGAATCAAACGTCAACCCAAAtactataaaaataaagaaactaatGCAAAAGAACTAATAAAGAAAGACCCTATCAAATACCCAATAGAGAAATACGGTATTTCCATTTACGAAAATGATCTAAAAACCCTCGATAATCAAAACTGGCtcaatgataatataataaacttTTATCTAAACCTCATAacagaaaataacaataaagtaTATGTATTCAATACCTTCttcataaacaaatatttagaaCAAGGATACGACTCTATTAAAAgatggaccaaaaaagtcaaCATATTTAACTACGACACAATCTTGATACCAACCCACATAAAAGGTAATCATTGGACATTAATAGTCATtaacaacaaaaccaaaacaattTCCAACTATGATTCCCTTGGAAATAACAACAACTACACGTTAGAAAAACTACAGAATTATTTAAATCTTGAATCCCTAGACAAACTCAAGAAAGAGTTACCCGAAAAATATATAACCATTAACGAAATAGACATCCCTCATCAGCACAATAGTTATGATTGCGGAGTCTACACTCTTAAATTCGCAGAACTAATAACTCAAAATAAACCCCTAATATTCACTCAATCAAACATACCTTTGTATAGAcatcaaatcaaagaaaatatccttaacggaaaaataatttgaaaaactttctttttcagatGATAACAATCATCTTTATCATGTTACTATCCATGGTAACTAGTGAACCCCAGTACATTAAAAacgagaaaattaaatcaaactcaGGAATAATCTTAATCCCCAAGAACGAACCGGCAACTTTAATAAAAGATTGGTACAGAATTTACCACACCATTAACCTAAAATCCTATGTAAAAGCCATTAATAATATCCAAAACACAAAAATCAATAACAGTTTCATTAAACACacaattaacttaataaaatcagaattaacactaattaatccaaaaattaatataaaaatatctcaaataatCACAAATAACAAAACCCTTGAAcaacaaaagaaagaagaattcgaACATTGGAATGAATGCACCTTCCTGAAATATAACGAAACATTAGATAAAATGAACAAATGCCTAGAAGTCAGAAACTCTTTCTCAGATTACAAACACTTACACTCAGTCAACATGACTACCCTGGAACTTTACGTTCAATATTGTAATGATAATCCCAAAAACGATGAATGCATACCCCTATTTAATAACGCCTCAGAGCATAGCAACTTCTTCAATTGCATGAAAAAAGACACAGTCAAAAATTGTCACACCCACCATGTCATACACAAAAGAggacttttcaatttcattggAACAGGATATAATTGGTTATTCGGACTAGTTGATAGAGACGAATACAACCAGATCCTAGAGCATATGCAGATTATTGATTCCAACAATcacgaaattataaaaaaattaaataatcaaattaaaataaactcaatattgcaagaaaatatgaaccaaatcaataaaaatataaataatattcaaaagcaGATTAGCACAGAATTTGTAAAAAAgttaaatgaatttcaaaagttaataaacgaagaaataattgaaattaaaatcactCAAGCCTTAAGTCACATTCAAGACGAACTGGAAAAAATTATTGACAATATTAACTCTGCAAAAATAGGAATAATGACAAGATCACTATTAACAAAAGACGAAATAAATACCCAAAACATCAGTCTTAACCAATTAAAATTAACAACACTTGTTGTActacaaaaagagaaaaaactaACCTTTGTAATATCAATACCAAACATTATTGAGTACCCACAATTCTttgtaagaaaaattgtaaatcaaaattttgaatatctaaACATAACCAATTCCATTGCTATAAAAACATCAGataataaatattgtaaattagAAAAATACATTAAGAATTTATGTAAACCAATAAACTGTaaatcttgtaaagtaagagatgAAAACTTCTCATACATAGAAGAAATCGAAAACGGAAAAATACTCGTTGTAAACgcagaaaaattaaattgtgtacaaaaatgtaaacaaacaaatgtaATAACACTCCAAGGAAATTATGTAATAACCTTTGTAAACTGTGAAGTTACTATTAACAATAATACTTAcgtaaataaagtaataaaccaTATTGACAACCTTGTAACAAGTCCAATTACAAACATATCAGACATacaatttgaattcaatttcacagaaattaaaatgaaaaccttTCAAAACAATGAAGAAATTAAAGAATTGCATTACATAAACAAGAAGACCTGGATATCAACTTCTACTATTCTCCTAATAATCTCAATAATTCTAGCACTAATTCTTTTCACTTAttgtaaactgaaaaataaaacaataaaaattaaaaattttatcccAACGGTAAATAAAATTAGAGAAAACCAGGCAAAATTCAATAAGGAGGACGAATCTGTTTCCTTTGAGGACAAAGTAAAGTCAAAGGAGGGGGAGGTTACATGTCCTGTAACATGCGTCACTCCACCTTACACAAACACCACATGCCCATAATACGTATGAGTCATGAACACCTtatcttcataaaatttatcttaCTAAACTCGAGCGAAATAATATAAACATTGTCGTTCTAACAGAAGCTAGAatctatccacaagagataagcGACATTTGAACATAAACAAAATCATGACTCAAACGAACATTGAGCGATAtcgagttacaaaagatgcaactttgcaaactcagcaatttgcgCCCTTTGTTCAACTCAACTATAAATAAGGTAGAATTGATCTAAGTTTTTAGTCTTAGGCAAAATTTCATCGAGAAAATAAAGCTTACTACTCCGAGCAACCGCcgtgttttttattttgattaaccGACGGTACAAGCTCGTAACTATATATACACTTTGGATGCACTACCAACCTCCTGAACTGGAAATTCAATGGTGTACTACCTTTCCGGACATGAATCTGTATTCATACTATAACTCTGCTAGGAtgcacaccaaactttccagaattgtgcGATATATTACGCCCATATTCGTTGTAAATTCCTCGATGGATCGGAAGATGTCACAAAAATAGTTTAGCTGCCAAAGGTCGCCAAAGGTAAGTACGACCTCCACCAACTCATTGTCAGAGGAAGTCGCATTGCGTCCTAAagtaactattgtgccccttgaCTGTCTGCAGTTAACCAATTAACTGTAGTATGTCGTTCAAGCGTATACCCGCCagtaactttattatgttccctatttTGATGCGTTTAAACCTGGCATCTAATATTAAGTATTTTCCCAGGTGCCTTAatttactttgcgcaagtgtTGAGAAGTTTCGTCATTCTCCTCAGAGAATCTGCAGACAgcatccgtagatatccccagcttccccaggtgacagTTTAGTCCACAATGATCGGTGAGTATTCCTACTATTATCAATAGGATTTTCTTGGTAAGGTTTAGACAAGCTTTGGAGCGCTAAGGTTCGTATCCTTCATgaccaccctggactgttccattcgtGGTAGATTCACTCCGTACAGTTCCCTTAGTCGTTTCTCTTTCAGCGTCGTAGCTATGAATCCATTTCCAACTTTAGTTCCTTACCTATGCAGCGCTCCTTCTGACTTATACTCCTGAATATCGCCCCCTCGCCTGCCTTTGTATATGCCGATGAAActgagtcaatcccagaaggacattAAGGGATGCCGTTCAGTATGTCCCGATTTCCCCACTGTTACtcacaagccagtctttgaactCTCTGATTATCGTGCAGACCCTAACTGAAACCTTCACGGAGCAAGATATCGATTCCGAGGCAGAGAGGAAGGTTTCATCGCTAATCTGACTTACCTCAAAATCTCAACGGCGATAAGGATTGTTTGGCGGGCAAAATGAACCCTATACTGActgtgaccaccaggccatctttctcgacactAGAGACGGGCGAGAGGACAGCCGAATGCGGAACAGAGGGAAAAAAACAGGATAGCTGGGTGTCTACTGGAGCGTTCGTGGAAGATACATTCCTGACGGCATTAGAAGGAAGTCACAACTCGAATTTATGCCAGCGGCTAACCGGGGCATAAAGACGTTTCAGCACACTAGAAAACCAAGCCACAACCACACAGGAAATCGCGCTGCTAAGATCTTCGGGTTTGCGAACAAGGACGCTTTGACACGGGACAAGAGGCAAGCCAGAGCATCGGCAAGTGGAGGAGGAATATCGTTATCTTCGAAGCAGCTTTTAGAAGGCCATACGGGAATGTCAGAGGAATTGCTACATGCTTACAAGATCATTGATTCATGTACGAAAATCACCCTAAGTGAGTTGCCCgtactcttgttcaaaataattgcaatatTTTTCCACAAAACAGTAAGGAAGTGAACCCCAGCCAGCGGTTCGACGGGATATCTTGTCGATCTTCGATGTGGTCGAGAAGCAAGTACAAGGGATCTGTAGACGAATTGGAGATAAGTGGACCTTGATGAAGCGGGATTTCGAACAAAGTCCAGAAGTTGGCTCCTAAAATCAGGGCCGCATGGTTCTTAACCACATTTAAATCGTCAATGATGGAAGGAAtctttcccgcccagtggaataGGTGGAGGTTGTCGTGGCTACCGAAGCCTCAAAATTACCTGGTGCACACTATTCCTATCACCCTGTCTATCTTTTATACACTATGAGGAATATGCTGGGAGCAATAATATACAACTGGTTGCTTCCATTTGTCGACTTAGCGAAGCGGCAGTATGCGCTTTGGAGAGCGCGTTCTACGGTCCTTGCATCATAGACAGCTATCTTATGATTCGCTCCAAAAATTCTGACGAAAGATGCATTCGTTACTAGACCTGTATGTTCTACTTCTTCGGATGAAGTTATTAATTGCATCAGAAATAAAGCTGGTATATCTCCGTCGCCTCGTTCGGGCGTGAAACTGCCGAAGGATGGATGACGTATTCACATCACTTGGATGTCGTGGCCCAACCCTCCTTTTGGCCGCAAGGAGTATTCATTAAGCCTCATCAGCGGGAGAAATCACGAACGAATTTCCGTGTCGCCCGCCTACCTCGCTGACCAGCATAAACAATTTTTCATGTAGCTTAAGCAAGTTGTCGTATTTCAATCTTTCTTATCTGGCTTTCCAATACTATCTCATTAATATCATTGAAACGTACATGGATAATAGGATTTAAAGCTCTGAGCTCATCGAGCTTGCCTGTCTCTGTTATCTGTCTTTCGCTGTGACAAAAATCGTGTAGTTTCAGGTaagtcaacgattattattattgctctCTTGGCGTAACATTCCCGGCCCGCAACAACTTCCAATTTGTTCTTCTCATCCGTCTCTTCCTTTATTCGCTTTCACGAACACCTGTGCCGCTCTTCACTTCAAGCACACCACAAATCATCTAAATAGCACTCTTAATCTAGTCCTCTCCAACAGGCCAGAATGGCTCCTTTCTCAATCTTCTCTTGCTCTTCCCTAAGTTGCTCCTGATGCCATCCTGCCCTTGAGCTCGAGGTGCCACCGCTACGTCTCAACTCCCATACCACGCGCAATTCCTCTAAGCTCGGTTTATTCTCTCACGATTAACCTACGACCAAGccctcttctccttttattccattctgtctGACATCCTTCCTAATTTCGTTCCTTGCTCCCCTAAATCGCTGAGCTCCTTCATAttatggttcaccactgaaatctaTAAAAACTTCGTCTGAAGCAAGCTGCGGGGAAACGTTTTTATACACCGGAAGCGGTGCAGAATTTGACCATTTCAGTGCTCAGCGATCTTTAGTTAAGTGGCTGAAAGTTAAGTCTGGGAAGGATTATGTAAACAGTGTTGAAGTCGAATTGGCGCGCCTTTCTGATCTCACATCCGTAACGCCTGCAATGCCTTCCAATCAACTCCCACTTTCATAAAATTCTCTGACTCCACTGCTACCTTTcctcaactatcttgtgatttactttgcagttacttCTCCTCATTGCATAactcctctccttcttcttcctctctccCCCTTCTGAGTGCAGTTTCCTCCGAATTTTTCtgtcattccccttcttactacCTCTTTGGTGGAGTCCTTCATTGACAACCTTGATGCCAATGCCGGACCTGGTCCCGATGGTCTTCCCAACCTTTTCCTCATTAAAagctcttcctcttcctctctgcatttttttcatcaagagCCTCGAAGAGTGTCATTTTTCCAGCCTGTGGAAGGAAGTCCTTATTTTGTCCCATACACAAAGGCGGTGACTATAATATTGCTGAGAATTATCGCGCTATTTCGCTAGTCTTATCCTgctccaagatcctcgagaggcacgtcaatgactggttgaccCCCCACTTCAGCCACCATATCGTTAAGGCGCAGCACGGCTTCATAAAAAATCGATCCAATGCTACAAATTTTCTGGATTCCATCAATTTTGTAACCAAATGCCTCAACTTTCGGTTGGAAGTCCGCATCATTTGCACGGACTTTTCtaaggccttcgattccgttaACCACGAGATACTATTGTCCAAACCCGTCTCTCTCAAAATTCCTCCATCACTTATTATATGCCTTGCTTTCTACCTTTCCTTCCGATTCCGTAGCGTTTTCTTCGATGGTTGCACTTCTAGTCCTTTCCCCCCTCCTTTGGTGTAtcacaaggatccattctaggaccccttttatttttattctttattaacgacctgccctctatcttcattgttgatcgagttttttggtaaccaacGTATTTTGACTCAAGGCCTGGCCCCGGGTCCCCATTAATGTCATTGGCTAGCTCCTGCCAACAACGTGTTTTTTGCCtcttgattttcttttcattccttttctctctctcttgtaTTCTGCGGCTATAAGGCGATGGCCTCTTCCAATCAGTCCGCGTCCGGGATCAGTGGCTCGTTTAAATTTGTCGACGTCGATTTTTCTGATGTTTCGCCTGAAAGATATTTTCCGGACTTCAAAACATTGGGATAACCTGTTCGTCACTTcgaagaaaagaaacaaaaagaaaatcgtTGCACTGCTCTCACTAAGGACTCCATAGCAAAAGCGTTGGAGCTTGGAAGTACTACCGATATTTTGGAGAATAAGTCCTGTCCTCGCAGTCATCTCAAAAATTTGTGTATGCCGGAAATCTGGTTTTCCGTGTTTCAAATCTCATCCTCCAAGTGCCGAGCTTATTCC
The window above is part of the Hermetia illucens chromosome 3, iHerIll2.2.curated.20191125, whole genome shotgun sequence genome. Proteins encoded here:
- the LOC119652184 gene encoding uncharacterized protein LOC119652184 — protein: MITIIFIMLLSMVTSEPQYIKNEKIKSNSGIILIPKNEPATLIKDWYRIYHTINLKSYVKAINNIQNTKINNSFIKHTINLIKSELTLINPKINIKISQIITNNKTLEQQKKEEFEHWNECTFLKYNETLDKMNKCLEVRNSFSDYKHLHSVNMTTLELYVQYCNDNPKNDECIPLFNNASEHSNFFNCMKKDTVKNCHTHHVIHKRGLFNFIGTGYNWLFGLVDRDEYNQILEHMQIIDSNNHEIIKKLNNQIKINSILQENMNQINKNINNIQKQISTEFE